Within the Amaranthus tricolor cultivar Red isolate AtriRed21 chromosome 15, ASM2621246v1, whole genome shotgun sequence genome, the region acatttttaattttgtcatGTTGAATAATTTAAGCTTGTCTGGATTATGTTGTTTATCATTGTTAATTCAAAAATAGCTGGTGAtcgattgtgaaattatatatattattatcattagtctataaatatagctttattgcaatctcaaaaccattcaaaaatacaaaaaaaaacaaaaacaagtcagacagttttggacccggatccggtgTATCCACGGATCCGGATCTAGGTCTTCCAAAACTGGACccgcggatccgggtcggatctggatcctATTTTTGAAAACAGATTTGGATCCGGGTCCATCTGGAACTGGTCCacatccgacccgttgccatccctagtcaTGAGCCATAGTTGACACTCTTATCAAAttctaggttgcactaaaatggACACAGACACAGACACGAACACGACACAGATACggaaaaacgccaacttaaaaatggcggacatgGGGatacgaaaatggtaatataataaatatttcaaattaaagataattttacaatctttcatttgatatatgtaaataaacactttaaaaattgGACCCGTTGGATCCGAATTTgtttaaatttcacgggtccAGTTCCGGATCAGAGAAAAAtatccagacccggacccgaacCCGCGAATTTGGaggaccttttttttttttaatatgaaatcATTAAATATATAATCTTCTAACTACTACCCATCCTAACTCCTATTTCCATTTCATTTTGCCAAATCTCCATTTCTCTTATTACCTCCCAGACTCCCTGCTCCCAGTGACCCAGTCCCACTCTCATTTCGTCTCATACAGGccatttttctttgtttgggCTCACCACTttttataaatcattttcattttgattgagttcatttattatcaattgtatttttataaaaatgctggccttttgattatttttatttactcttGATTCTCAACACTCTGTATTTGCATGCTGATCAATTTACTGGTTAATCGGTAAGTATTAAGTTTTAACTGTATTTCTCtctcaaaaatttaatgtttttaattttgtcaTGTTGAATAATTTAAGCTTGTCTGGATTATGTTGTTTATCATTGTTAATTCAAAAATAGCTGGTGAtcgattgtgaaattatatatattattatcgttagtctataaatatagctttattgcaatctcaaaaccattcaaaaatacaaaaaaaaaacaagtcagaccctttttggacccggatccggtactaGATCCGTAGTATCTACGGATCTGGATCTAggtcttgcaaaactggacctgcggatccgggtcggatctggatcctATTTTTGAAAACAGATTTTGATCCGGGTCCATCTGGACCtggtccagatccgacccgttgccatccctagtcaTGAGCCATAGTTGACACTCTTATCAAAttctaggttgcactaaaatggACACGGACACAGACAcagacacgacacgggtacgggaaaacgccaacttaaaaatggcggacatggggacacgaaaatggtaatataataaatatttcaaattaaagataattttacaatctttcatttgatatatgtaagtaaatactttaaaaacataaaactcacataaaatgcaaataagtaccaaataaacaacatgagtatttaaaaatagtcgtacaaaccaaatcaaagaaagccaaataaataggtaaatttaagtttgatcatcacCCATCATCCATATGACATGCATCATCATCCTCCGCTACAAAAGTAGTTTCCAACTCGGGCTCATCGAGAGAAAGATCCGCCATGCCAAGACAAATAAAATCTTctcatttaaaattgtaagtaatcatttaaatgttataagtgatcactttaagacaaaaagtatatatgtgagaccgtctcatttaagaattagtgatgAACATAATAATACTAACTAATCAACATaagtaatttacaaattttaagtgATAGTGGTGCGGTTTGGGGCAACAAATGGTGGTGCGTGGTTTGTGGCCTGCTGCGGTGGCCTAACTGCATGAGTAGAGGAGCAGAGAAGGTGAGGATGTCAGTAGTGGCTGTGGCGCACATATTGAAGGAGAAGACGACGATGCTAGCGGCGCTCACATGTGGTGGCAGAGAAAGAAGaggaaaaaagatttttttttttttaattatttttttttaaaaaaacgtgtccttgactgcttgccgtgtcccttgccgtgttccttgccgtgtccgcgtgtccgaaaaaatattaaaatattggaaacttcatttggcgtgtcggacacggattttcgcgtgttcgtcgcgtgtccgtgtctgACACGGGACACGCCAGTCTAGGGACGTGTCCGTGTATTCCAGATCAAATTTCTTTGTCTAGTTTCATTGTAGAATGGTTTCACTAAAATTTTACTTTCAAATTCCGTAACAACGACCTGactttgataccaattgaaatggAGCGTTATATAAGAACCTAAAGTATATAACTTTATGTTTAATATCACAAATAACGAAGGTATGAAGTTTCTTTGATGAACAAATTACTCTAGCTATGAAATGGTAATGTATGTCGGAATAAAATGCAATAAAGCAAGACTAAGATTTACGAGTTTCACCCAATTTGACATATATTCTCTGAGGTGTGTAGTTTCTTTGTTTTCTAATAACAATGGAGTTTAAAGAACTCTTACGACGAAGAATTACAATAAAGTATAGAGAGAAGAATTAGGCTACGTGTATAGTGCCAAATATCAGGCGTTCCAGAACAAAACGGGCGAACTATATCGGTTTTGGAGACCACCATTCCAATTTCTCGCGAATTGTAACGCTGTATGAAAAATGGCGCGTCAACGCGCTTATCGATTGATTCCACCGCATCTTACCGGCTAGATTAAAGATCCCGGGCGCGTTTCTTACCAGAAAAAatggaaatgaagaagaagagccGAGACAAGCTATTTTATTAGTTTGGGAGAAAAATGGTTTAATAATGGGTTTTAGAAAAATCAGCATAAGTATAGGCATATAGCCGTATAGGGATAATGATTTTTTTCTATACAAACTTACATTTGATTGTAAATACAAttgtaattgttttatttttgtttctttataatttttttaacttttaatattgatTCTTGCAAGTTGGAATctttttcccataatattgcccaaaaataaattaattcccactttgcattatgtgggaaagtatttcccacaataccgtccacgtaggataggttttggaattttttttaatataatcgctagttgaaatggcggttttgtttaAGAATCTTAAGTAAACCGCTatatgaaatggcggttttgttgaatttcaattttttttaaaaaaaataaaattaaatatagcaaaccgccacttgaagtggcagTTTTGTACCTGTACAAAACGGCTGGTTCTATTTTCATTTGGGCACTTGTTCTCACTTGTTCTTCCTTCCTCCTTCCTCCTTCCTCCTTTCTGCTACcggttctattttttttaaaaaaaaaattcttcaatcctcatttacttcatattcacaattcctctcattcaactaaattaatcaactacattctcatcttctttttctttacttgttcattttcaattcatcatcatttaaggtattaatataaaccctaatttatttcaatttgcaaattgaatattttgttcattattgttgtcatttgaagttataaatacattgattatttgttacattctcttgatttcatgatttaagcttacgttttacacatttgtagttgaattttatgatttggtttgtatgcatataaagtgtttgatgaaatgtttcaatgaaagtttattactttgttgggttagtttaatggttttagtatatattcatggtatctttagctttatatttgaattgaaagttctaataagtgttctaataccttaatatgacaaattcttgtattcacatTTACACTTCTCTTACTCATAAGCAACAATAAAGTGTAggtgaaatcacatgaaaaacatgtttgtgtttacagaatatggatcattatcccgttatagtgtattggggtggggaagtaagttatactggatccgatgttgtgtataatggaggattaaatataGTGATGTTTATTCATGGTCAGAATACTAATTTTGAGGTGCTTCATAGTAAAATctgtgatgtaattggttgtgatcgcaactcttttatgttaaaaatggagatgaattatccggtgactgggaaaaacacgtgtagcttttgtggatttagtggtcataataagaaaacatgccctcgaaggGCAACAAAGTATgtgtttattaatattttgtaatatcatgttgagtctgataatatttatgtgatttttataacacttatgtatgtaacaacgatcatggcgatgccgggcctagttgatccatcagtgcttacgcttcaggcgacacacaggagcgtagctgcgtgggagggctccactgcccaattggttactcgtcagcactaccaggcgagtacgttacattgggaggtggatgacagggtatTAGAGGTAGTCGAATTAGCTGGTTTCAGATACATTCACaggttgttgggcgggggcttagagctcaatcgagctcttatcacttcattggtggagaggtggaggccggagactcataccttccacctcacagttggcgaggcaacgatcacgttgcaagatgtggcagttataaTGAGACTGCCCATTGAAGGACAAGTAGTGACAGGTTATGGagagggaaattggccagcattagttcatgagctactaggggtttggcctgaaaaccctcaagaccccacACAGCTGAAGATCAtcgttggatcgtcattgaagctAACTTGGCTCCGAGAGCATTTTAGCGCGCTAGAGGATGACGCGGATGATGTTACGGTTGATAGACATGTGCGAGCGTACATCTTGTACCTGTTTGTAGgcatcttgtttccagacaagagTGGTGACTCAGTGCAGTTGATTtatctccctctactgggagacttggagcgGGTAGATGAGTACAGTTAGGGAAGTtctaccctagcgtatctgtatcgtaacttatgtcgagcatctcgtaagggtgccaaggacattggtggctgcttgatgttgttacagatatggtcatgggagcacattcatatagggaggcctaTAATCTGGACGATTCGACCcgatgggcaacatgatcaggaagataacgcggatgattttgaaccggTGTTAAGTTCACAGCATCGTCGCGGGATGGATCCTTtagcagtaaggtagcaacactcaattcactattcaaattcataatttcattattttatgatacatggaaatgttaaacaatgttcatttgtttgcagctggctttgcgtatatctttcgagattccactccccacatactctcgtctactacagagacgcacttgatcgacaacgggacgagcaggttattaacatttactatttgtattagttatgaataaattgtatatattactgagcatattgatttctattacagataacatggcagccttacacagcggctaagatggacgctctgccacacatatgtacatcgggccacgagattttGAGATCGTGTTTtccacttatttgctttgacatcatcgagctacatctcccggatcgtgtcatgcgtcaattcggtttggagcaggttaTTCTGCAAGCCTGTGAtacccaacctcaactacatgtGATCGATtggaggactggggacaagaactatgTTGTACGACATAGATTacatgtagatgcgtggaatgaccgagcatctacattggttcgaggagataacttcacaggtcatagctctgGTATGTAaatgagttggtacaggcgtatctccatattaTGCCTAACAAACACcacatttgcgcagccaggatcacattaccattcgacatctacgttactggtagGTATTCTTTCAACACGCATAACATGTTGTAATAGTTTTATGTGACtcatttaacaatataatgataacaaacaggctgagcgcatccgatcggtgctcatacaatgcaatgacatgattcaaggggccgctacatcgccagttgatgtggggtatcggctaAGTTCTCAGACCCTAGGCTCCATTAACGCgtcgttgaccgatgcattgagtcaggcgggttATGATTACCTCATACTGATTCCACCCATCATTGGCGAGATttagtgcttaaggcaaaccgccatctcaagtggcggttttgtctgaaaaattaaaaaaaaaaaatttccacgtggacgatattgtgggaaatactttcccaaatAATGCAATatgtggattttttttttaagcaatattatgggaaaagattCTGCAAGTTGAGCCAAACGAAATACTCTTTTTATCCATTATAACCGTTCAAATATCAAATAAgttatagtataaattaatttaatttttattttttaatattaaatattttattttaaaaatcctATAAAGAACTTTATTTACTGTTTATACaacaaatatgttaaaatttaatttacaacAACACTAAAAaccaattattaataaaaaaaactataaacaattgttctcttattatcgCGACCCATTCAGTGATAATATTCccaatttacaaaacaaaaataaaaagactaggaaaaacaagaaaaaaaaaatagacaaggctttcatataaataattactattatatatttttggccttgaaaaaaatcaattgaggaatatatttttttgaaacagTTAATAAGGAGTTTCGAAACCAAAGGTTTCGAAACAAGATCTGATGGAAAGTTTTTAGTTTTGTTGTTTTcccttattttcattttttttccctttattaTTTCGCTCTTTTCTCatgttttctcttatttttcttgtttttttgttGCCTTTTTCTTGTTTCTCCTTTTATCTCTCTTGTCATTAGGTTCTTCCTCTTTAATCTATTTGAACAATAATCTTACTATCATTTTGTGATTTTATGACTACTTGGTTTGGTTGTATTCTTTTGTGTTAGGGTTTATCCATGTTGAATTTGTTgtgtttaatcaaattagaaaaATGCTCATAGTTATTTTCATGTTGGAgactttgattttatttgtattGAACCATTTTGAAGACAAGACCATGGTTTATATCGTTGTTGACAACTTATAATAATAGCTCAATGATAACATATCTTGTATGCATTTTATGCCTTGGATTTGAGAGCATTCAAAATACTCAAAATTAGTGGATATTGAAATgctagtaattattttaattgttgatTTGATTGGATATAATCCAAGTTGagactttttcttgatttggTTTAATTTGTGTTGAACCAatcaattttattaacaattgcGCCTTATCTA harbors:
- the LOC130801533 gene encoding serine/threonine-protein phosphatase 7 long form homolog; protein product: MLLQIWSWEHIHIGRPIIWTIRPDGQHDQEDNADDFEPVLSSQHRRGMDPLAVSWLCVYLSRFHSPHTLVYYRDALDRQRDEQITWQPYTAAKMDALPHICTSGHEILRSCFPLICFDIIELHLPDRVMRQFGLEQVILQACDTQPQLHVIDWRTGDKNYVVRHRLHVDAWNDRASTLVRGDNFTGHSSGM